Within Streptomyces roseirectus, the genomic segment AGGCTGCCCGCGACGCCGGACTGACCGTCGACGAGGACCGCTTCGCCACGCTGCTGGACGAACAGAGGAACCGTGCGAAGGCGGGCGGAAGGGCCAGGACCGCCGAGGCCCTGCGCCGGATGGGCACCTACCGTGAACTGGCCGCCCGTCTCCCCCGCACCGAGTTCGTCGGGTATGAGCGGCTGACCGCCGAAGTCACCGTCACGGGTCTGATCACGGGTGGCACGGACACCGAGCTGGTGCTCGACCGCTCCCCGTTCTACGCCGAAGCCGGTGGGCAGGTCGGCGACACCGGGACCCTGACGCTGACCGACGGCACCACCGTCCGGATCACCGGTACCCGCTACGGCCTCGAAGGCTTCCGCGTCCACACCGTCCGCGTCCTGCACGGCGAACTCCGCACCGGCGCGATCGGCGAAGCCGTCGTGGACGCCGAACGCCGGGCCGGTCTGACACGCTCCCACTCCGCCACCCACATCCTGCACGCCGTCGTCATGGCAACCCTCGGCGACCATGCCCGCCAGCAGGGCTCCCTCGTCGAACCCGACCGGCTGCGCTTCGACTTCGCCCACTTCACCGACCTCACCCCGACCGGCTCCAGCAGATCGAGACGGCCGTCAACGGCCATGTCCTCGACGACCCGGAGGTGCGGGCCTGGTACGCCGACCGCGCCGAGGCCGAAGCCGCGGGCGCCATCGCGCTGTTCGGCGAGAAGTACGGCGACACCGTCCGCATCGTCGACATCGGCGACTTCTCCCGCGAACTCTGCGGCGGCACCCACGTCGCCCACGGTTCCCGGATCGGTGCCTTCCGGCTCCTCGGCGAGTCCTCCGTCGGCTCCAACCTCCGCCGCGTCGAAGCCGTCACCGGCCACGGCGTTCTCCGTCACCTCGACACCGAACGGCGGCTGCTGAACGAACTCGCCGTGCTGCTCGGTGCGCGTCCCGTCGATGCTCCCGGTGCTCTGCGCAAGCGGCTTGAGGCTTTCGCCGTTGTGCAGGCGGAGCTGGAACGGCTGCGGACCGGAGAGCTGCGACGGCGGGCCGGACACCTCGCCGGACGGGCCCGGCGTGCCGGTCGCGGGCAACTGATCGTCCAGGAAGTCACCGGCGTCACCTCCGACGAACTCCGTCTCCTCGCCGCCGAGACCCTCACCAGTCTCGGCCACACTCCGGCCGTCGTGATCTTCGGAGCCGAACACGACGGCAAGGCTCTCCTCGCCGCCGCGCTCTCGACCGACCTGCACCTGCGCGGCGTCGAAGCCGGTCGCCTCCTCACCGACGCGGCCCGCATGGTCGGCGGTGGCTCAGGGGGACATGGCCCGCTCGCGAGCGCCGGAGGACGCCGTCCGGAAGAACTCCGCCGGGCTCTGGACCTCGCCGCCCGCGAGGCGGATCGCCTGCTCGGCGAAGACTGACGGCGTGAACGTTCGGACGAGCCTCGAACGCGACCCTCAGTAGTCGAGTCGCTTTGGAGAGTCACCGTC encodes:
- a CDS encoding DHHA1 domain-containing protein; this encodes MLLGARPVDAPGALRKRLEAFAVVQAELERLRTGELRRRAGHLAGRARRAGRGQLIVQEVTGVTSDELRLLAAETLTSLGHTPAVVIFGAEHDGKALLAAALSTDLHLRGVEAGRLLTDAARMVGGGSGGHGPLASAGGRRPEELRRALDLAAREADRLLGED